Proteins co-encoded in one Flavivirga eckloniae genomic window:
- a CDS encoding MSMEG_1061 family FMN-dependent PPOX-type flavoprotein — protein sequence MQIKTESQLRELYDFPKGRSKDEVFPNLDTHATHFIEISPFVVMSTVNSENKLDASPRGGAPGFVKVLSETEIVIPDFKGNNILDSISNIIQTGTIGLLFLIPGMDETLRVNGKASISTDAKYLNLFASENIPPKSCIVVTIEEVFLHCAKAFMRSKLWDDNAKIDRDSFPTMGQMLKDQLGSLEAPESREDMIKRYEKDL from the coding sequence ATGCAGATAAAAACCGAATCGCAACTTCGTGAACTTTATGATTTTCCTAAGGGACGATCTAAGGATGAAGTATTCCCGAATTTAGATACGCATGCTACACATTTTATTGAGATATCGCCATTTGTAGTAATGTCTACAGTAAACAGCGAAAACAAATTGGATGCTTCGCCAAGAGGAGGGGCTCCGGGGTTTGTAAAGGTACTAAGTGAAACAGAAATAGTAATTCCAGATTTTAAAGGAAATAATATCTTAGATAGTATAAGTAACATTATACAAACCGGAACCATTGGGTTGTTATTTTTAATACCTGGAATGGATGAAACATTACGGGTTAATGGTAAAGCTTCAATTAGCACAGATGCCAAATATTTGAATTTATTTGCTTCTGAAAACATCCCACCAAAATCATGTATTGTAGTTACTATTGAAGAGGTGTTTTTACATTGTGCTAAAGCATTTATGCGTTCTAAATTATGGGACGATAATGCAAAAATTGATAGAGATTCGTTTCCGACCATGGGACAAATGTTAAAGGATCAATTGGGATCTTTGGAAGCTCCGGAATCTAGAGAGGATATGATTAAACGTTATGAAAAGGACCTATAA
- a CDS encoding nicotinate-nucleotide adenylyltransferase, with the protein MKKLLLGIFIFGLTLQGNSQTIELANTVISTNYEYLDAIDLDNAPNLVKKLETAILNFDKNDLAKLYDKEFEIYEVTFFVPEGKIVAIFDKEGKIIRTTEKYNNVKLPQEVLQAISKRYPNWGIVQDNYLIKYHRTQDSIEQIYRVKIKNDNKTMRLKTDENGIFL; encoded by the coding sequence ATGAAAAAATTACTTTTAGGTATATTTATTTTTGGCCTTACCCTCCAAGGAAATTCACAAACAATTGAATTAGCAAACACAGTAATTTCAACAAATTACGAATATTTAGATGCGATTGATTTAGACAACGCGCCAAACCTTGTTAAAAAGCTAGAGACGGCCATTCTGAACTTTGATAAGAATGATCTCGCTAAACTTTACGATAAGGAATTCGAAATCTATGAAGTTACTTTTTTCGTTCCGGAAGGAAAAATAGTGGCCATTTTCGATAAAGAAGGTAAAATAATAAGGACTACTGAAAAATACAATAACGTAAAGTTACCTCAAGAAGTGCTACAAGCCATTTCGAAACGTTACCCAAATTGGGGTATTGTTCAGGATAATTACCTTATTAAATACCACCGTACTCAAGATTCTATAGAACAAATTTATAGAGTTAAAATTAAGAATGACAATAAAACGATGAGATTAAAAACCGACGAAAACGGTATATTCTTATAA
- a CDS encoding lipocalin family protein has protein sequence MKRLTTLFIAFALVLTVFCSNGYSERSNKFIIGTWKVISDVEDDEEFVKRTDCDVLYTFTQNTITIEEFTGENCKGLVQNLNNTWPYSIANNVIVGFNVEESQEVISTYDYEIVELTDTTLKIKYEEEGYVNRITMTRQ, from the coding sequence ATGAAAAGATTAACCACTCTATTTATTGCATTCGCTCTAGTGCTAACAGTATTTTGTTCAAACGGTTATAGCGAACGATCTAACAAATTTATTATTGGAACCTGGAAAGTAATATCGGATGTTGAAGACGATGAAGAATTTGTAAAACGTACAGATTGTGATGTGCTTTATACGTTTACGCAAAACACCATTACAATTGAAGAGTTTACAGGTGAAAACTGTAAAGGACTTGTACAAAACCTTAATAATACCTGGCCATATTCTATAGCCAATAATGTTATTGTTGGGTTTAATGTAGAAGAAAGTCAAGAAGTCATTAGCACTTACGACTATGAGATTGTTGAGTTAACAGACACAACATTAAAGATTAAATATGAAGAGGAAGGGTATGTAAATAGAATTACTATGACCCGGCAATAG
- a CDS encoding T9SS type A sorting domain-containing protein, with protein MNLKNYLLILLMIFFSSPIFSQTLLPQQANLVLGGRKMLVIRGVDTATHTWNDTDTDMEKLRVELNKYLLNTSFKKAWIETFEMTPVYNFTVDPNDNSIGAMTNTFKALATADNYDIDSYNIVMYLHSSTTDFRGAGAWGSGNGLRGSIWANNSLSWFYAGNIHEAFHALGVGHAETIEGGDNVFPGSVTGGHDPYHFMGSQGDAGLDADLPNYMKYLLGWIEPKGVSVIPNDNIDGYTVKLYKSSLVSSYNDQRLYSAQLGDHLWISYEPDNANTRITDKGLLFHYIPSRGSGLCRLLDTNPQSITELPPGIGSNYLPVIDFWDAALTENEEFFWNNTQIKITNSGGTGEDKWVEIKFRDCVTVSGDADNDGICDTLDQCPGGDDKVDSDFDGIPDFCDTCPLDPANDANGNDICDNEECLNSNHDSFDYEFGQPLHGQEGGVGYTGAWETEPVNGTIGIVEGSLEYPNIKSQGNKLRFEFNNEDRTKSTKRIFTNKFAAGSIVWVSALIKVEKLADGGFWIKPNNNQNYAIGKRWGNELSINNNPTKFRVKEGEVVRLVAKYILAPTETRIFLWVNELSDFEESKAHSTYTFGPIGDFDHIAVAMERWGNGIVEIDELKVSCDGLPIIGDVDNDTFFSDVDCNDADPAIHPNATEIPNNGIDENCDGLDSVAANKLGSATIQSFPNPAQSDIQIQVDGTLNYNVELFDMQGQLRVSGKQLDVVKVNHLPEGIYVLKITDLDTSKYTTKTIQIVK; from the coding sequence ATGAATTTAAAAAATTACCTACTTATTTTATTGATGATATTTTTTTCATCACCAATCTTTAGTCAAACACTACTACCCCAACAGGCTAATTTAGTATTAGGAGGAAGAAAAATGCTTGTTATTCGAGGTGTCGACACTGCCACGCATACCTGGAACGATACCGATACAGATATGGAAAAACTTCGTGTCGAATTAAATAAATACCTTCTCAACACGTCCTTTAAAAAAGCATGGATTGAAACTTTTGAGATGACGCCTGTTTATAATTTTACCGTAGATCCTAACGATAATAGTATAGGAGCTATGACGAATACTTTTAAAGCCTTAGCTACAGCAGATAATTATGATATAGATAGCTATAACATCGTTATGTATTTACACTCATCTACAACAGACTTTCGTGGCGCAGGTGCATGGGGAAGCGGTAATGGACTCAGAGGGTCTATTTGGGCCAATAACTCACTATCATGGTTTTATGCAGGAAATATTCATGAAGCATTTCATGCTTTGGGTGTTGGACATGCAGAAACCATTGAAGGAGGCGACAACGTTTTCCCTGGTAGTGTAACCGGAGGACATGACCCTTATCATTTTATGGGAAGTCAAGGAGATGCTGGACTAGATGCCGATCTGCCAAATTATATGAAATATCTTTTAGGGTGGATCGAACCTAAAGGAGTTTCTGTAATACCTAACGACAATATAGATGGTTACACTGTCAAACTATATAAATCTTCACTAGTAAGCAGTTATAACGACCAACGTTTATACAGTGCTCAATTAGGAGATCACTTATGGATTAGCTACGAACCCGATAATGCCAATACACGTATAACAGACAAAGGGCTTCTTTTTCATTACATCCCTAGCAGAGGTTCTGGTCTTTGTAGACTTTTAGATACCAACCCGCAATCTATTACAGAACTACCTCCGGGTATTGGAAGCAATTATCTGCCAGTTATAGATTTTTGGGATGCGGCACTTACAGAAAACGAAGAATTCTTCTGGAACAACACACAAATAAAAATTACAAATAGCGGAGGTACTGGAGAAGATAAATGGGTAGAGATTAAATTCCGCGATTGTGTTACTGTCTCTGGTGATGCCGATAACGATGGCATATGCGACACTTTAGACCAATGTCCTGGTGGCGATGATAAAGTTGATTCTGATTTTGACGGTATTCCAGACTTTTGTGATACATGTCCGCTCGATCCAGCTAACGATGCCAATGGAAACGACATTTGTGATAATGAAGAATGTCTTAACTCAAACCACGACAGTTTCGATTACGAATTCGGACAACCCCTTCATGGACAAGAAGGTGGCGTAGGATATACCGGAGCTTGGGAAACAGAACCTGTAAATGGCACCATTGGCATAGTTGAAGGATCTCTAGAATATCCTAATATAAAAAGCCAAGGAAATAAGCTAAGATTCGAATTTAACAATGAAGATAGAACAAAAAGCACCAAAAGAATCTTTACTAATAAGTTTGCTGCTGGAAGCATTGTATGGGTAAGCGCCCTAATAAAAGTAGAAAAGCTAGCCGATGGTGGTTTTTGGATAAAACCTAATAACAATCAAAACTATGCAATAGGAAAAAGATGGGGCAACGAGTTAAGTATCAACAATAACCCTACTAAGTTTAGAGTAAAAGAAGGAGAAGTTGTTAGACTAGTTGCAAAATACATATTAGCCCCAACCGAAACCAGAATCTTTTTATGGGTAAATGAACTTAGTGATTTTGAAGAAAGCAAAGCGCATTCTACATACACATTTGGACCTATTGGAGATTTTGATCATATTGCAGTTGCAATGGAAAGATGGGGTAATGGTATTGTAGAAATAGATGAATTAAAAGTTTCTTGTGATGGTTTACCTATTATTGGAGATGTAGATAACGATACTTTTTTCTCTGATGTTGACTGTAATGATGCCGATCCTGCAATCCATCCAAACGCTACCGAAATACCTAATAACGGTATAGATGAAAACTGTGACGGACTAGATTCGGTTGCTGCAAATAAATTAGGCAGCGCGACCATACAATCATTTCCAAACCCAGCACAATCAGATATCCAAATTCAAGTTGATGGAACGTTAAATTATAATGTGGAATTATTTGATATGCAGGGACAACTTAGAGTATCTGGTAAACAATTGGATGTTGTTAAAGTTAATCATCTTCCAGAAGGTATTTACGTCTTAAAAATCACTGATCTGGATACAAGTAAATACACAACCAAAACGATTCAAATTGTGAAATAG
- a CDS encoding class I SAM-dependent rRNA methyltransferase, translating to MVAFFVLCGFIKSYFAIFTEHIKSNYLPKRLAVKLNAKGEQFVIKKHPWVFSNNIVKINNDAQTGDLVIVFSKNKNKVIGLGLYDARSPIRIKMIHSDATKVEVNADFFHRKIEDAYKKRINLLKTHTTSYRLLFGENDGFPGLIADVYNMVLVVKLYSEIWLPYLEFILKSLQDVSKVETIVIRLSRGLQQANTHKLHDGDVVYGTLENEVVQFVEHGVQFSANVIKGHKTGYFLDHRDNRKRVGEFSKDKTVLDVFSYAGGFSVHALFHGAKKVTSLDISKQALEIAYQNGKLNNYKGQHVTIAGDAFVELKKLIEKQQTFDVVVIDPPSFAKQQSEIDLAKRKYAQLAELGYQLTAKNGLLVLASCSSRVLAQSFFDINLQTLNNQPRSFTNILNTFHDVDHPIGFPEGAYLKCGYYKFKDA from the coding sequence ATGGTTGCGTTTTTTGTACTTTGCGGCTTCATAAAATCTTATTTCGCCATTTTTACAGAACATATAAAAAGCAACTATTTACCCAAGCGGTTAGCGGTTAAGCTAAATGCTAAAGGCGAGCAATTTGTTATTAAAAAACACCCATGGGTATTTTCAAACAATATTGTAAAAATTAATAACGATGCGCAAACCGGAGATTTAGTTATTGTTTTTAGTAAAAATAAAAACAAGGTTATTGGTCTGGGACTATATGATGCTCGTTCACCCATTCGTATTAAAATGATTCATAGCGATGCGACAAAAGTAGAAGTGAATGCTGATTTTTTTCATCGTAAAATAGAAGATGCTTATAAAAAGCGCATCAACTTGTTAAAAACCCATACGACAAGTTATCGGTTATTATTTGGTGAAAATGATGGTTTCCCTGGTTTAATAGCCGATGTTTATAATATGGTTTTGGTTGTAAAACTCTATTCTGAAATTTGGCTACCGTATTTAGAATTTATTTTAAAAAGTTTACAAGACGTTTCTAAAGTCGAAACTATTGTTATTCGACTAAGTAGAGGGTTACAACAGGCAAACACACATAAATTGCATGATGGTGACGTGGTTTACGGCACGCTAGAGAACGAAGTAGTGCAATTTGTAGAACATGGTGTGCAATTTTCGGCAAACGTTATTAAAGGGCATAAAACGGGGTATTTTTTAGATCATAGGGATAACAGAAAACGTGTTGGTGAGTTTAGTAAGGATAAAACTGTTTTAGATGTGTTTTCATATGCCGGTGGATTTTCGGTTCATGCCTTGTTTCATGGGGCAAAAAAAGTAACAAGTTTAGATATAAGTAAACAAGCTTTAGAAATAGCCTATCAAAACGGGAAGCTCAATAATTATAAAGGACAGCATGTTACCATTGCTGGTGATGCCTTTGTAGAGCTTAAAAAACTAATAGAAAAGCAGCAAACTTTCGATGTTGTGGTTATTGATCCACCAAGTTTTGCGAAACAGCAATCTGAAATTGATTTGGCAAAAAGGAAATATGCACAACTGGCAGAGTTGGGGTATCAATTAACAGCTAAAAATGGGCTTTTGGTTTTGGCGTCGTGCTCATCGAGAGTTTTGGCTCAATCGTTCTTCGATATAAATTTGCAAACGTTGAATAATCAGCCGAGATCGTTTACAAATATTTTAAACACATTTCATGATGTAGACCACCCGATAGGTTTTCCAGAAGGCGCGTATTTAAAGTGTGGCTATTATAAATTTAAAGACGCCTAA
- a CDS encoding T9SS type A sorting domain-containing protein, which yields MNLKKFLLIQLLLLFSFSNFGQSLLPQQTNLVLGARKMIIVRGVDPATHTWQDTDQHLQNLKTEFNTYLLNTSFQKTWIGTYDITPVYNFTVDPNNNGYSAMSQKLAELATNDGYNLDDYNIIMYLDSSSTDFGGAGALGSGNGLKGTIWAKNSLAWYYPGNIHEGFHALGVGHAETIEGGSNVFPGSVTGGHDPYHFMGSQGDAGLDTDIPNYMQYVLGWIDPQGVEHIVSETLNTQTVKLYKSSLVSNYDDTRKYSIQLDDNLWVSYEPDNANTRITKKGLLFHYIPGPGSGVCRLLDTRPQSITELPPGIGSNYLPVIDFWDAALVENEEFNWGNTQIKIINTGGTGEEKWVEVEFRNCTTISGDSDNDGVCDARDTCPGGDDKVDTDFDEIPDFCDECPLDPENDSNGNNICDNEECLSLNQDHFDYTFNEPIHGKDGGFGYTGGWQTDPLNGKIEVVEGSLEYPNIKSKGNRLRFELQDENLTKSSRRDFAKPFVTGNTLWISALIKIIKRGDGGFWIKPSFQQSIAIGKRWGDQLSIDNNPTQFRVKEGEVYRLVAKYILGSSETKVFLWVNQLNNFEESNAHATKTFGPVGTIDHLNIAMERYGNGIAEIDELKYGCDGAPIIGDVDNDTFYSDVDCNDEDPLINPDAVEIPNNGIDENCDGQDVTLSINKTSELPILAYPNPAQLEIKIMANDNLNYKVELFNLLGQLKFSGEKMNKIDTRHLPEGMYFLKISDLKSDKSIIKKIRVLK from the coding sequence ATGAATTTAAAAAAATTTTTACTCATCCAATTATTGCTACTTTTCTCTTTTTCAAACTTTGGTCAGTCTTTGCTCCCTCAACAGACCAATTTAGTTCTGGGGGCACGAAAAATGATTATTGTTAGAGGTGTAGATCCCGCCACCCATACTTGGCAAGACACCGATCAACATCTTCAAAATCTTAAAACAGAATTTAATACTTACTTACTCAACACATCGTTTCAAAAAACCTGGATAGGTACTTACGACATTACCCCTGTTTACAATTTTACTGTAGACCCCAACAACAATGGATACAGTGCGATGTCTCAAAAGCTGGCTGAATTAGCTACTAATGATGGCTACAACCTCGATGATTACAATATCATTATGTATTTGGATTCTTCGAGCACAGACTTTGGAGGAGCCGGAGCGTTAGGTAGCGGAAACGGTCTTAAAGGTACCATTTGGGCCAAAAACTCACTAGCCTGGTACTATCCGGGTAATATTCATGAAGGATTTCATGCTTTGGGTGTTGGACATGCCGAAACCATTGAAGGAGGTAGTAACGTATTTCCTGGTTCTGTTACTGGCGGACACGACCCTTATCACTTTATGGGAAGTCAGGGAGATGCTGGCCTAGATACAGATATACCAAATTACATGCAATATGTTTTAGGTTGGATTGATCCTCAAGGGGTTGAACATATAGTTAGCGAAACCCTGAATACTCAAACTGTAAAACTATATAAATCTTCACTTGTTAGTAATTATGATGATACACGTAAATATAGTATTCAATTAGATGATAATTTATGGGTGAGTTACGAGCCAGATAACGCCAATACCCGAATTACTAAAAAAGGGCTTCTTTTTCACTACATTCCCGGTCCTGGATCTGGAGTTTGTAGGCTTCTGGATACACGCCCCCAATCAATCACAGAACTTCCACCAGGTATAGGTTCCAATTATTTACCAGTAATCGATTTTTGGGATGCAGCACTCGTCGAAAATGAAGAATTCAATTGGGGCAATACCCAAATAAAAATTATTAACACTGGAGGAACCGGAGAAGAAAAATGGGTGGAAGTTGAATTCCGCAACTGTACTACCATTTCAGGAGATTCCGATAACGATGGCGTATGCGATGCTCGAGATACATGTCCAGGAGGAGATGATAAGGTTGATACTGATTTTGATGAGATCCCTGATTTTTGTGACGAATGCCCTCTAGATCCTGAAAATGACTCTAATGGAAACAATATTTGTGATAATGAAGAATGTCTTAGCCTAAATCAAGATCATTTTGACTATACTTTTAATGAACCCATTCATGGAAAAGATGGCGGTTTTGGCTATACAGGAGGATGGCAAACAGACCCTTTAAACGGAAAAATAGAAGTAGTTGAAGGATCGTTAGAATACCCTAACATAAAAAGTAAAGGGAACAGACTAAGATTTGAACTTCAAGACGAAAACCTCACCAAAAGCTCCAGAAGAGATTTTGCTAAGCCATTTGTAACAGGAAATACACTATGGATTAGTGCTTTAATTAAAATAATAAAAAGAGGTGACGGAGGTTTCTGGATAAAACCAAGTTTTCAACAATCTATTGCCATAGGAAAAAGATGGGGCGATCAGTTAAGTATCGACAACAACCCTACACAGTTTAGAGTAAAAGAAGGAGAAGTATACAGGTTGGTTGCCAAATACATACTAGGTTCTTCCGAAACTAAGGTGTTTTTATGGGTAAATCAACTTAATAATTTTGAAGAAAGCAATGCACATGCTACAAAAACATTTGGACCAGTAGGAACCATCGACCACTTAAATATTGCCATGGAAAGATATGGAAATGGTATCGCCGAAATAGACGAATTAAAATATGGCTGTGATGGCGCCCCAATTATTGGAGATGTAGATAATGACACCTTCTATTCTGATGTAGATTGTAACGATGAAGATCCTTTAATCAACCCAGATGCCGTCGAAATACCAAACAATGGTATCGATGAAAACTGCGATGGACAAGACGTTACGTTATCAATTAACAAAACAAGCGAATTACCAATACTGGCTTATCCAAATCCAGCCCAATTGGAAATTAAAATTATGGCTAATGACAATTTGAACTACAAAGTAGAATTATTCAATCTACTAGGTCAACTCAAATTTTCTGGCGAAAAAATGAATAAAATTGATACACGACACCTTCCAGAAGGCATGTATTTCTTGAAAATCTCAGATTTGAAATCTGATAAATCTATTATCAAAAAAATACGAGTTTTAAAATAA
- a CDS encoding fibrobacter succinogenes major paralogous domain-containing protein, producing the protein MKKMKLAYALLIGIIFLSSCSNSDNGSEQDNNSNPTSVTDNDGNIYNIIQIGNQFWAKENLNVSTYRNGDPILQVTDPYEWQNLNTGAWCYYANKSSNGTTYGKLYNWHAINDPRGLAPEGWHVPSDDEWTLLSDYLITNGYNYDETVSGNKIGKSLASTNLWQNASQNGSVGNDLTLNNTTEFTGLPAGSRWADATVSFNALRRNTSWWSSTSSSNNIAIKFGLANTSVNLSRLGQSKQYGFSVRCIKD; encoded by the coding sequence ATGAAAAAAATGAAACTAGCATACGCACTTTTGATTGGAATTATTTTTTTGTCATCTTGCTCAAACAGTGATAATGGCTCTGAGCAAGACAACAACTCAAACCCTACTTCTGTGACCGATAATGATGGAAATATATATAACATAATTCAAATAGGTAATCAATTTTGGGCAAAAGAAAACCTCAATGTCAGCACATACAGAAATGGAGACCCAATTTTACAAGTTACTGACCCATATGAATGGCAAAATTTAAATACAGGAGCTTGGTGCTATTATGCTAATAAATCATCAAATGGTACAACTTATGGCAAGTTATATAATTGGCATGCAATCAATGACCCAAGAGGTCTTGCACCAGAAGGTTGGCACGTTCCAAGTGATGATGAGTGGACTTTATTAAGTGATTATTTAATTACAAATGGATATAATTATGATGAGACCGTTTCCGGAAACAAAATAGGAAAATCATTAGCATCTACAAATTTATGGCAAAACGCTTCTCAAAATGGTTCAGTAGGCAACGATTTGACTTTAAATAATACAACAGAATTTACAGGCTTACCAGCTGGTAGTCGTTGGGCTGATGCAACCGTGAGCTTTAATGCATTAAGGAGGAATACAAGTTGGTGGAGCTCAACTTCTTCTTCTAACAATATTGCAATAAAATTTGGTCTTGCTAATACTTCTGTTAATTTAAGCCGTCTTGGACAAAGCAAACAATACGGTTTTTCAGTGCGATGTATAAAAGATTAA
- a CDS encoding NAD(P)H-dependent flavin oxidoreductase: MQTKLTELLNIKHPIIQAPMFLVSNVTMVTEAMKSGISGCIPALNYRTLEELRAALRELKAAKVDGGAFGFNLIVNKSNVKYKAQLDVICEEGCDFIITSLGSPEETINRAHKVGIKVFCDVVDLKFAKKVEQLGADAIIAVNNEAGGHRGDASPEDLIKELSSNCSIPIISAGGVGNKADVDNMLRYGAAGVSVGSPFIASVEASVTDEYKQACVDYGAKDIVMTERISGTPCTVINTPYVQKIGTKQTWLESVLNKNRKLKKWVKMIRFSIGMNATKNAATKVTYKTVWVAGPSIEHTKAVLPTREIVNRLIN, from the coding sequence ATGCAAACTAAATTAACCGAACTTCTTAATATAAAGCATCCTATAATACAGGCACCCATGTTTTTAGTATCTAATGTAACGATGGTTACCGAAGCTATGAAATCTGGAATTTCTGGATGTATTCCTGCGTTAAACTATAGAACTTTAGAAGAGCTAAGAGCTGCACTTCGAGAACTGAAAGCAGCGAAAGTAGATGGTGGTGCTTTTGGCTTTAACTTAATAGTAAACAAATCGAATGTTAAGTATAAAGCGCAATTAGATGTTATTTGTGAAGAAGGTTGCGATTTTATTATTACGTCTTTAGGAAGTCCGGAAGAAACAATTAACCGGGCACATAAGGTTGGTATTAAGGTGTTTTGCGATGTGGTTGATTTAAAGTTTGCAAAAAAAGTAGAACAATTGGGGGCTGATGCCATTATCGCTGTAAATAATGAGGCAGGAGGACATCGAGGGGATGCATCTCCGGAAGATTTAATTAAGGAATTAAGTTCAAACTGTAGTATACCTATAATCTCTGCTGGCGGGGTAGGTAATAAAGCCGATGTTGATAATATGTTGCGTTATGGAGCTGCAGGAGTATCTGTTGGTAGTCCGTTTATAGCTTCTGTCGAAGCTTCTGTTACCGACGAATACAAACAAGCCTGTGTTGATTATGGTGCTAAGGATATTGTTATGACCGAACGTATTTCTGGTACACCATGTACGGTAATAAACACACCCTATGTTCAGAAAATAGGGACAAAGCAAACTTGGTTGGAGTCTGTACTGAATAAAAACAGAAAGCTTAAAAAATGGGTTAAAATGATCCGTTTTTCCATAGGAATGAATGCTACAAAAAACGCAGCCACCAAGGTAACCTATAAAACAGTTTGGGTGGCAGGCCCGAGCATAGAGCACACCAAAGCTGTTTTGCCGACAAGAGAGATTGTAAACCGTTTGATTAATTAA